From one Bacillus solimangrovi genomic stretch:
- the purD gene encoding phosphoribosylamine--glycine ligase — protein MKVLVIGRGGREHAVAWKFAESKQVTEVYVAPGNDGMADVATCIAINETDHDALVSFAKDNEVELTFIGPENPLLEGIVDRFRAEGLKVFGPTKEAALIEGSKSFAKEIMQKYDIPTGAYEVFSDFERAKQYVQQKGAPIVIKADGLAAGKGVTVAMTMDEALASLDEMMNHSKFGEASAQVVIEEFLEGEEFSLMAFVHGTNVYPMVISQDHKRAYDNDKGPNTGGMGAYSPVPQISQFVIDEAVETVLKPTAHALVQEGRSFTGILYGGLILTSDGPKVIEFNARFGDPETQVVLPRLKNDLLDVLVSLLEEKPVELEWSDEAMVGVVLASKGYPNEYEKGKPLNGLNNLSSDVLVFHAGTKKQDETFVTNGGRVLLVASRADDLIEAQKNVYNQLEKMESSDIFYRNDIGNKAIERSSS, from the coding sequence ATGAAAGTGCTCGTAATCGGACGAGGTGGACGTGAGCATGCTGTTGCATGGAAGTTCGCTGAAAGTAAGCAAGTGACAGAGGTATATGTTGCCCCTGGAAATGACGGAATGGCAGATGTAGCAACGTGTATAGCAATTAATGAGACTGATCATGATGCTCTAGTTTCGTTCGCAAAAGATAATGAGGTTGAACTAACGTTTATTGGACCAGAGAATCCGCTGTTAGAGGGGATTGTAGATCGTTTTAGAGCAGAAGGTTTGAAGGTATTTGGGCCAACAAAGGAAGCGGCATTAATTGAAGGAAGTAAATCATTTGCAAAGGAAATCATGCAAAAATATGATATACCAACAGGTGCTTATGAAGTATTTTCTGATTTTGAACGAGCAAAGCAATATGTACAACAAAAAGGTGCTCCTATTGTAATAAAGGCAGATGGATTAGCAGCAGGCAAAGGTGTTACTGTTGCGATGACAATGGATGAAGCGTTAGCAAGCTTAGATGAAATGATGAATCATAGTAAGTTTGGTGAAGCGAGCGCTCAAGTCGTGATAGAAGAATTTCTTGAAGGAGAGGAATTCTCTTTAATGGCATTCGTACATGGAACGAACGTGTATCCGATGGTTATTTCTCAAGATCATAAGCGTGCTTATGACAATGATAAAGGACCGAATACAGGTGGGATGGGAGCATATTCGCCAGTACCACAAATTTCACAATTTGTTATTGATGAAGCGGTGGAAACGGTATTGAAACCTACTGCTCATGCATTAGTGCAGGAAGGAAGATCATTTACTGGCATACTCTATGGGGGATTAATTTTAACAAGCGATGGTCCCAAAGTCATTGAGTTTAATGCACGTTTCGGCGATCCAGAAACGCAAGTTGTTCTACCTAGGTTGAAAAACGATCTGCTTGACGTATTGGTTAGCTTATTAGAAGAAAAACCAGTCGAGCTTGAATGGTCAGACGAAGCGATGGTTGGTGTTGTTCTAGCTTCAAAGGGATATCCTAATGAATATGAGAAAGGAAAACCGTTAAATGGCTTAAACAACCTTTCTTCTGATGTACTTGTCTTCCATGCAGGTACAAAAAAACAAGATGAAACCTTTGTAACAAATGGTGGTCGAGTGTTGCTAGTTGCTAGTAGAGCTGATGATTTAATTGAGGCGCAGAAGAATGTGTATAACCAATTAGAAAAAATGGAGTCATCTGATATCTTCTATAGAAATGACATCGGAAATAAAGCTATCGAGCGTTCTTCTTCTTAA